One Candidatus Binataceae bacterium genomic region harbors:
- a CDS encoding tRNA (cytidine(34)-2'-O)-methyltransferase → MTPLLNIVLVRPEIPQNTGSIARLAAATRVRLHLVGPLGFSLEDRYLRRAGLDYWPLVDVRSYEDWARFLEAHRGAPMKLFSARATTPYIHAGYTAGDYLLFGSETKGLGPAMLSAGLGPAFRIPIFESGVRSLNLANAVSIVVYEALRQFGALDRS, encoded by the coding sequence ATGACGCCACTTCTTAACATAGTGCTGGTGCGTCCCGAGATTCCCCAGAACACCGGCTCGATCGCGCGCCTGGCGGCGGCTACCCGCGTACGCCTGCACCTGGTCGGCCCGCTAGGCTTTTCTCTGGAGGATCGCTACCTGCGGCGCGCCGGGTTGGATTACTGGCCGTTGGTCGATGTGCGCAGCTATGAAGATTGGGCACGGTTTTTAGAAGCGCATCGCGGTGCCCCAATGAAACTGTTTTCCGCCCGCGCCACTACGCCATATATCCACGCCGGTTATACCGCGGGCGATTACCTGCTGTTTGGCAGCGAGACCAAAGGGTTAGGGCCGGCGATGCTCTCAGCGGGGCTGGGCCCCGCCTTTCGGATCCCCATTTTCGAATCCGGCGTGCGCAGCCTCAATTTGGCCAATGCCGTTTCGATTGTGGTTTACGAAGCGCTGCGCCAGTTCGGTGCGCTCGATCGAAGCTGA
- the dtd gene encoding D-aminoacyl-tRNA deacylase: MRAVVQRVTRARVSVEGRGVGAIGRGLLVLLGVASSDQEADCHALARRLPALRIFPDPNGKMNLDLVAAGGQMLVVSQFTLLADTRGGRRPSFSKAAPAEQARSLYELFIAACRERGLEVAHGHFGAKMEVELVNDGPVTLIVDSNEA; encoded by the coding sequence GTGCGAGCGGTTGTTCAAAGGGTAACACGGGCTCGGGTAAGCGTGGAAGGGCGCGGGGTGGGAGCCATCGGCCGAGGGCTGCTGGTCTTGCTTGGGGTGGCCAGCAGCGATCAGGAGGCCGATTGCCACGCCCTGGCTCGGCGCCTGCCGGCCTTGCGCATTTTCCCCGACCCAAACGGCAAGATGAACCTGGATTTGGTCGCCGCTGGCGGCCAGATGCTGGTGGTCTCGCAATTCACCTTGTTGGCCGATACGCGCGGCGGCCGCCGCCCCTCCTTCTCCAAGGCTGCTCCCGCCGAACAGGCACGCTCGCTCTACGAGCTGTTCATCGCCGCCTGCCGCGAACGCGGATTGGAAGTTGCGCACGGTCACTTTGGAGCAAAAATGGAGGTCGAGCTAGTCAACGACGGACCAGTCACCCTGATTGTGGACAGCAACGAGGCTTGA
- the lgt gene encoding prolipoprotein diacylglyceryl transferase gives MLPVLFRIGPLTVYSYGLMMALGFIAADLICTSEFKRRGLNPDQASMLVLWAALGGIAGSRLYDVIDNWPQYATHPSTIIFSGAGFVWFGGLMGGIAVSFLVVRHYGIKWLVAADSLAPGIAIGQALGRVGCLLSGDGDWGMESKLPWAMSYPHAIVGWTGRSVLALNHANQLVAAPGCNDYGCAPWVRVHPAPIYEALLYTAVCLFLWSIRKRSQPDGRLFYLYLILAGASRFMVEFIRVNPRVWMGLSEAQLIAALMVIGGLVLYAWSYTQQPAALQREAAWASQP, from the coding sequence ATGCTGCCGGTTTTGTTTCGAATAGGACCGCTCACCGTCTACAGCTACGGCTTGATGATGGCTTTGGGCTTCATCGCCGCTGATCTGATCTGCACCAGCGAGTTCAAGCGCCGCGGCTTGAATCCCGACCAGGCCTCGATGCTGGTGTTGTGGGCGGCGCTGGGCGGGATTGCAGGCTCGCGCCTGTACGACGTGATCGATAATTGGCCCCAATATGCCACCCATCCCAGCACCATCATCTTTTCCGGTGCGGGTTTTGTGTGGTTTGGCGGCCTGATGGGTGGCATCGCGGTCAGCTTTCTGGTCGTGCGCCATTATGGGATCAAATGGTTGGTCGCGGCCGACTCGCTGGCTCCGGGGATCGCGATCGGGCAGGCGCTGGGACGGGTGGGCTGCCTGCTGTCGGGCGACGGCGACTGGGGCATGGAATCCAAGCTGCCCTGGGCGATGTCCTACCCGCATGCGATCGTGGGTTGGACCGGACGTAGCGTGCTGGCGCTCAATCATGCCAATCAGCTGGTGGCGGCTCCGGGCTGTAACGATTATGGCTGCGCGCCCTGGGTCCGGGTCCATCCAGCGCCAATTTACGAGGCGCTGCTTTATACCGCGGTTTGCCTGTTCCTGTGGTCTATTCGCAAGCGTTCGCAACCGGACGGGCGGCTGTTTTATCTCTACCTTATCTTGGCTGGAGCCAGCCGCTTCATGGTGGAATTCATTCGGGTCAATCCTCGGGTGTGGATGGGGCTATCCGAAGCGCAACTGATCGCGGCTCTGATGGTGATCGGCGGCTTGGTATTATACGCCTGGTCGTACACCCAACAACCTGCGGCACTCCAGCGCGAGGCCGCCTGGGCATCGCAACCATGA
- a CDS encoding TlpA disulfide reductase family protein, protein MKYKILSVAGLVLVVAGIGTLGLRLWARPSVAAPQSSDVMASTTGSAPVAAGDLAANFRLQSLSGKEVSLKNLRGKVVFLNVWATWCGPCRDELPSMEKLYEAFKSRPDFVMLAVSEDRAGRPVVMPFVEQNNLHFEVLLDPDNQIGDAYNVTGVPETFIIDRNGRIVAHHVGGFDWSRDDIREALGELLNSKES, encoded by the coding sequence ATGAAGTACAAAATCCTATCGGTGGCCGGTTTGGTTCTAGTAGTTGCGGGGATTGGCACCCTGGGCCTGCGCCTGTGGGCACGGCCGTCGGTGGCGGCACCACAGAGCTCCGATGTGATGGCCAGTACCACCGGCTCGGCGCCAGTTGCGGCGGGGGACTTGGCGGCGAATTTCCGCTTACAGAGCTTGAGTGGCAAAGAAGTCTCCCTCAAGAATTTGCGCGGCAAGGTGGTGTTCCTCAATGTCTGGGCGACTTGGTGCGGCCCCTGCCGCGATGAGCTGCCCTCGATGGAAAAACTTTACGAGGCCTTCAAGTCGCGCCCCGACTTTGTCATGCTAGCAGTCAGCGAAGACCGCGCCGGGCGTCCCGTGGTGATGCCGTTCGTCGAACAGAATAATCTGCATTTTGAAGTCCTGCTTGACCCCGACAACCAGATCGGCGACGCCTATAACGTTACCGGCGTACCCGAGACCTTTATCATCGATCGCAATGGGCGGATCGTGGCTCATCACGTGGGCGGGTTCGACTGGTCGCGCGACGATATCCGCGAGGCGCTGGGCGAGCTGCTCAACAGCAAGGAGAGCTAG
- a CDS encoding S41 family peptidase, whose protein sequence is MTTIKKNKWLITGLLCVVACVLIVGQLAVRRAQALPDSSYDQLETFANVLAIVQKNYVEPVSTKDLINGAITGMLASLDPHSAYLTPDLYKDLQIETRGSFGGLGIEITIKNGVLTVVSPIEDTPAYRAGIKPNDEIIKINNDFTKDMTLTDAVKAMRGPKGSPISLTLHRDGVPELFTVTMKRDVIQIKSVKAHQLPGGYEYIHLTTFQEHSDEDLEAAMSKYEKEHHGQIKGLVLDLRDDPGGLLNQAVRIADDFLDGGLIVYTQGRRQSQEQKYMSHKKDNFVDYPMVVLVNGGSASASEIVAGALQDHHRAVIVGTQTFGKGSVQTILPLDDRSALRLTTARYYTPNGRSIQAVGITPDVVVEEPRLASNTMEVPAGTADQDEEIRESDLPHHFINGQKKSPATSGLSLPHSGQVVPAKPENQSKAGAKGKPQDVQLQAAINVLKHWNTYKAQLAKEDKLAASN, encoded by the coding sequence ATGACCACCATAAAGAAAAACAAGTGGCTTATCACAGGGCTTCTGTGCGTGGTTGCGTGCGTGCTGATCGTCGGCCAACTTGCGGTCCGCCGCGCTCAAGCCTTACCCGACAGCTCCTACGACCAACTCGAGACCTTCGCCAACGTGCTGGCGATCGTACAGAAAAATTACGTCGAGCCAGTCTCTACCAAGGATCTGATCAACGGCGCGATCACTGGGATGTTGGCTTCGCTCGACCCTCACAGCGCCTACCTGACCCCGGACCTCTATAAAGACCTGCAAATCGAAACCCGGGGCAGCTTCGGCGGCCTGGGGATCGAAATCACGATCAAAAATGGTGTCCTGACCGTGGTCTCGCCCATCGAGGACACTCCGGCATATCGGGCCGGGATCAAGCCCAACGATGAGATCATCAAAATCAACAACGACTTTACCAAGGACATGACTCTGACCGACGCGGTCAAGGCGATGCGCGGGCCCAAGGGTAGTCCGATAAGCCTGACCTTGCATCGCGACGGCGTGCCCGAACTGTTCACGGTCACGATGAAGCGCGACGTCATTCAGATAAAGTCGGTCAAGGCCCATCAGCTACCGGGCGGCTATGAATATATCCATCTGACCACATTCCAGGAACATAGCGACGAAGACCTGGAAGCAGCGATGAGCAAGTACGAAAAGGAGCATCACGGCCAGATCAAGGGCCTGGTGCTGGACCTGCGCGACGACCCCGGTGGCTTGCTCAATCAAGCGGTGCGGATAGCGGATGATTTCCTGGACGGCGGCCTGATCGTCTATACGCAAGGCCGGCGACAGAGTCAGGAACAGAAATACATGTCGCACAAGAAGGACAATTTCGTGGACTACCCGATGGTCGTGCTGGTCAATGGCGGCAGCGCCAGTGCCAGCGAGATTGTCGCCGGCGCCCTGCAAGACCATCATCGTGCCGTGATCGTGGGGACTCAGACCTTCGGCAAGGGGTCCGTCCAGACCATTCTGCCGCTGGATGATCGCTCGGCGTTGCGGTTGACCACCGCTCGCTATTACACGCCCAACGGGCGCTCTATTCAGGCGGTCGGAATCACGCCCGATGTGGTGGTGGAGGAGCCGCGGTTGGCGAGCAATACGATGGAAGTGCCGGCGGGAACCGCAGACCAGGATGAAGAGATTCGCGAGAGCGATCTACCCCACCACTTCATCAACGGCCAAAAGAAGAGCCCGGCCACCAGTGGCTTGAGTCTGCCGCATAGCGGCCAAGTGGTCCCGGCCAAGCCGGAGAACCAGAGCAAGGCGGGTGCCAAAGGCAAACCGCAGGATGTGCAATTGCAGGCCGCCATCAACGTGCTGAAACACTGGAACACCTACAAGGCGCAACTTGCCAAGGAAGATAAGCTGGCGGCCAGCAACTAG
- the pth gene encoding aminoacyl-tRNA hydrolase codes for MTLRRLFQSFRAPRADSVQDSERGREPWLLVGLGNPGERYAHSRHNLGFLAIELIAHQAAISLGQQRFKARLGRGDFGGHPVLLAQPQTFMNLSGESVVSLLGYFKLPLGRLLVFHDDLDLEPGVVRLKRGGGDGGHRGLRSIIELLGNANFLRLRMGVGHAPQGREPVGYLLEPMNAAQMAQIQPQLERAAQAARAVLNDGVERAMNQFNQRG; via the coding sequence ATGACCCTTCGGCGGTTGTTCCAATCTTTTCGCGCGCCGCGCGCGGATTCGGTCCAGGATTCGGAGCGAGGTCGGGAGCCGTGGCTGCTGGTGGGGTTGGGCAATCCTGGCGAGCGCTATGCCCACAGCCGCCATAACCTGGGTTTCCTCGCGATTGAGCTGATCGCCCACCAAGCCGCCATCAGCCTAGGCCAACAACGCTTCAAGGCGCGGCTGGGCCGGGGCGACTTCGGGGGCCATCCGGTCCTGTTGGCGCAACCGCAAACTTTCATGAATCTGAGCGGTGAGAGCGTGGTCTCCTTGCTAGGCTACTTCAAGCTGCCGCTGGGCCGCCTGCTGGTGTTCCATGACGACCTGGATCTGGAACCGGGAGTGGTGCGGCTCAAGCGCGGTGGTGGCGACGGCGGCCATCGCGGCCTGCGTTCGATTATCGAGTTGCTGGGCAACGCCAATTTCCTGCGTCTGCGCATGGGAGTAGGCCATGCGCCGCAAGGACGCGAACCGGTCGGCTATCTGTTGGAGCCTATGAATGCTGCCCAGATGGCCCAGATACAGCCGCAACTGGAGCGCGCGGCTCAGGCGGCGCGGGCGGTGCTCAATGATGGCGTGGAGCGAGCGATGAACCAGTTCAATCAGCGTGGTTAG
- the hisC gene encoding histidinol-phosphate transaminase, with amino-acid sequence MFRSAIERMAPYLPGEQPRLGERLIKLNTNENPYPPSPRVRRAIVQAAVAESLRLYPRPRADSLVAAAARYYRLPANMILAGNGSDELLSMLFRATLDAGDVAAWAVPTYSLYDTLAAIAGARVIRVELGRDFAFPLRALARARARLTIVCNPNSPSGTLVAREDLIELARRLHPRLLVIDEAYVDFAERSSLRLVRALDNVVILRTMSKSFSLAGMRLGLLLAPPPLIEQLLKVKDSYNLNCLAQAAGAAALNDAAWALRNVQRVRRTRRMTEVGLRKIGFEVPSSAANFVLARMTGIKLEGMAAQLRRRGILVRYFDTPLLYDCLRITIGKPAEMKILLRELTALVPAARAGGGAGRGRSRVRA; translated from the coding sequence ATGTTTCGTTCCGCGATTGAACGAATGGCGCCTTACCTGCCGGGAGAGCAACCCCGGCTCGGTGAGCGCCTGATCAAGCTTAACACCAACGAGAACCCTTATCCGCCCTCGCCCCGGGTGCGGCGCGCGATCGTACAGGCGGCCGTGGCCGAAAGTTTGCGGCTGTATCCGCGGCCGCGGGCCGATAGCCTGGTGGCAGCGGCGGCGCGCTATTACCGCCTGCCGGCAAACATGATTTTGGCCGGCAACGGCTCCGATGAGCTGCTCTCGATGCTGTTTCGGGCCACCCTGGACGCGGGCGATGTAGCGGCTTGGGCGGTGCCGACCTATTCGCTGTACGACACGCTGGCCGCGATTGCGGGCGCGCGGGTGATACGTGTCGAGCTGGGGCGCGATTTCGCCTTTCCCCTGCGCGCGCTGGCGCGCGCGCGCGCTCGGCTGACGATCGTGTGTAATCCCAACTCCCCCTCGGGGACGCTGGTGGCGCGCGAGGATCTGATCGAATTGGCGCGCCGACTGCACCCGCGCCTGTTGGTGATTGACGAGGCCTATGTCGACTTCGCCGAGCGCAGCTCGCTACGGCTGGTGCGAGCCTTGGACAACGTGGTGATCCTGCGTACGATGTCCAAGTCGTTCTCGTTGGCGGGGATGCGGTTGGGGCTGTTGCTGGCACCGCCGCCTCTGATCGAGCAGTTACTCAAAGTAAAGGATTCCTACAATTTAAATTGTCTGGCGCAGGCAGCCGGCGCCGCCGCCTTAAACGACGCCGCCTGGGCCTTGCGCAACGTGCAGCGGGTGCGGCGCACGCGGAGAATGACCGAGGTCGGGTTGCGCAAAATCGGCTTCGAAGTCCCTTCCTCGGCGGCCAATTTCGTGCTGGCGCGAATGACGGGAATTAAGCTTGAGGGGATGGCCGCGCAGCTGCGCCGGCGTGGCATCCTGGTGCGTTATTTCGATACTCCGCTGCTTTACGATTGCCTGCGAATTACCATCGGCAAACCTGCCGAAATGAAAATCCTACTCCGGGAGCTAACCGCCTTGGTCCCTGCGGCGCGTGCCGGCGGCGGCGCGGGTCGCGGGCGGTCAAGGGTGCGCGCTTGA
- the crcB gene encoding fluoride efflux transporter CrcB, whose product MLAALLVALGGGLGSMARYLVGGWFAARLSSSFPYGTFFINVTGSFVIAFFLAFAEDRVWLGPNWRLFFAIGVVGGYTTFSTFEFESIRLLQDGEMLAGAFYMLGSVVCGALGAVAGLVLGSRL is encoded by the coding sequence ATGTTGGCGGCTTTGCTGGTGGCGTTGGGAGGCGGGCTGGGCTCGATGGCGCGCTATCTGGTGGGAGGTTGGTTCGCTGCTCGCCTGAGCTCCAGCTTTCCCTACGGTACCTTCTTCATCAACGTTACCGGCAGCTTCGTAATTGCCTTTTTTCTGGCCTTTGCCGAGGACCGGGTCTGGCTGGGGCCCAATTGGCGGCTGTTCTTCGCGATCGGCGTGGTGGGCGGCTACACCACCTTCTCCACCTTTGAATTTGAATCGATTCGGCTCTTGCAGGACGGCGAGATGCTGGCGGGTGCCTTCTACATGCTCGGCAGCGTGGTATGCGGAGCGCTGGGCGCGGTAGCGGGATTGGTTTTGGGCAGTCGGCTCTAA
- a CDS encoding LLM class flavin-dependent oxidoreductase: MKFGHFCLPTYFADVDGDLGEFMRHFVDMLAESEELGFDSLWANEHHFDAYGGIIPSTLTMLSALAQRTKRVRLGSSIIVLPLHNPIEIAEQLAMIDLMSNGRVDLGVGRGFVAFDYDRFHVPMENSQDRLKDGLALILKAWANEHFSHDGPFYQAKDLQLWPRPQQKPRLPVWLACGGTPESFKWAGEQGFGILTVAYRGVEPLIGLNKVYRQAWRASGHPPNDYRIAAHYQVVLSDNRQEAKALAAQALHRYIGASTHTIDRMRGERNIEEEQKVIRDVHNIDELIAASRILVGTPQEAVEILQRGQELMGFTQVDCTFRFGGLPLEYAERSLDLFAKHVIPRLHD; the protein is encoded by the coding sequence GTGAAGTTTGGACATTTTTGCCTGCCCACCTATTTTGCCGACGTCGATGGCGACCTGGGCGAATTCATGCGGCACTTCGTCGATATGCTGGCCGAGAGCGAAGAGTTGGGCTTCGATTCGTTGTGGGCCAACGAGCATCATTTCGATGCTTATGGCGGCATCATCCCCTCCACTCTGACCATGCTCTCCGCCTTGGCCCAACGTACCAAGCGGGTGCGTCTGGGCTCGTCGATTATCGTCTTGCCTTTGCACAATCCCATCGAGATCGCCGAACAGTTGGCGATGATCGATCTGATGTCCAACGGCCGGGTGGATCTCGGCGTGGGGCGCGGTTTCGTGGCCTTCGATTACGATCGATTTCATGTTCCGATGGAGAACTCGCAGGATCGGCTCAAAGACGGCTTGGCCTTGATCCTCAAAGCTTGGGCCAACGAGCACTTCAGCCACGACGGCCCATTTTATCAAGCTAAGGATTTGCAGCTTTGGCCGCGCCCGCAGCAAAAACCACGCTTGCCGGTCTGGCTGGCCTGCGGCGGCACGCCGGAAAGCTTCAAATGGGCAGGCGAGCAGGGTTTTGGCATCCTAACGGTGGCCTATCGCGGGGTCGAGCCGCTGATTGGATTGAACAAGGTCTATCGCCAGGCGTGGCGTGCGTCGGGCCATCCGCCCAATGACTATCGAATCGCCGCCCATTACCAGGTCGTCCTGTCTGACAATCGCCAGGAAGCCAAGGCGCTGGCCGCCCAAGCGCTTCATCGCTATATCGGGGCCAGCACCCACACTATCGACCGCATGCGTGGCGAACGCAACATCGAAGAAGAGCAGAAAGTAATCCGCGACGTCCACAATATCGACGAATTAATTGCGGCCTCCCGAATTTTGGTCGGCACGCCGCAGGAAGCCGTCGAGATTTTGCAGCGCGGTCAAGAATTGATGGGCTTTACCCAGGTCGATTGTACCTTTCGCTTCGGCGGCCTGCCTCTGGAATATGCTGAGCGTTCGCTCGATCTGTTCGCCAAGCACGTGATCCCCAGACTGCACGATTAG